A genomic region of Lytechinus pictus isolate F3 Inbred chromosome 2, Lp3.0, whole genome shotgun sequence contains the following coding sequences:
- the LOC129278140 gene encoding uncharacterized protein LOC129278140 produces the protein MINQCGRTIHSAGDIIYSQGGLYYPPNTNCTVTIATPTGDGRVFLQLLESELNSNEDCNDDYLEIDDISNAIDKRRICGTTSPMEVISEGSFLRLHLVSDGIGNGRGWFGVFTSVLPAGISLCLGYDRFQCSNGRCIPSVLRCDSVNHCGDSSDETIGCEDELPYYLGDGVIKKNEAVYIGLAIGFTAIFAIYFAAVCTRDTCKQIKRRVKKLTTREPEEDKVPTEDEFEAELRQALMGSQMYDRRVSQPYDTTLNTITGGELARQLKLELRKIQENGTDPGHRRSNPQAAMQRSVNYSYDKINSTTELIHLIDRENNNHSDHGRDNYHYVPSPQSEHRLSFEYIPSVVVSEDGEENKKAVLYDPAEDLGMPRNSLHGLYKKRSSKSSVSSIPEDQLPSHSGGDPSTDPRKVGTFSRFSVKAVPEDKLQSNSDQSRSKGVSRFKVKSVPEDMSSKSVQDDSSTLVQSSPSRTRFSVSRIPEDKTQVQPQIQRSSSTPTSSKFSVSSVDESEMRKGDASQARRASDVPDGDIPADRYLQVPSHRRSFAGVGRTVSSVSKQPSSRFAMQLVEDPLQEKATDSKDRSLKNDSEKSTEIDSGVKSDVGDKMSVPAKKNPSRFTVQRVEEEPKDAEPKKLISILKKFETLPDGTRSYTKQSSRGRVRRASEGASLDSPDGEDDLPALPATVHGFTSVKFWDEKHGTYSYISHL, from the exons ATGATCAACCAGTGCGGACGAACTATCCACTCAGCAGGCGATATCATCTACTCACAAGGCGGGCTTTACTATCCTCCAAATACCAACTGTAcggttaccatagcaacaccCACTGGTGATGGTCGAGTGTTCTTACAG CTCCTTGAAAGtgaattaaattcaaatgaagatTGCAATGATGACTACCTTGAGATCGATGACATCAGTAATGCCATCGACAAGAGGCGGATCTGTGGCACGACGTCGCCCATGGAAGTGATTTCTGAGGGCTCCTTTCTCCGTCTTCATCTGGTCTCTGACGGGATCGGGAATGGACGTGGCTGGTTTGGGGTTTTCACAAGCGTTCTGCCAGCAG GTATCTCCCTCTGTCTAGGTTATGATAGATTCCAATGCAGCAACGGTCGTTGTATACCTTCTGTTCTTCGATGTGACTCAGTCAACCACTGTGGCGATAGCTCGGATGAAACAATTGGGTGTGAAG aTGAGCTTCCATATTACCTTGGAGATGGGgtgataaagaaaaatgaagctGTTTACATCGGGCTTGCCATTGGTTTCACTGCCATCTTTGCCATCTACTTCGCAGCTGTTTGCACCCGGGACACGTGCAAACAAATCAAACGCAGGGTGAAGAAATTAACAACCAGGGAGCCGGAAGAGGACAAGGTCCCAACCGAAGACGAGTTTGAGGCAGAGCTTCGACAAGCACTAATGGGTAGTCAAATGTATGATAGACGGGTTAGCCAGCCTTATGATACTACCCTGAATACCATCACCGGTGGGGAGCTTGCCCGGCAGCTCAAGTTAGAACTTCGAAAGATCCAGGAGAATGGAACAGACCCTGGGCATCGTCGGTCAAATCCCCAGGCCGCAATGCAAAGGTCCGTCAATTACAGTTATGACAAAATTAATAGCACTACCGAATTGATTCATCTTATTGATAGGGAGAACAATAATCATTCTGACCATGGTCGAGACAATTATCACTACGTTCCTAGCCCTCAAAGTGAGCATAGATTATCTTTTGAATACATTCCAAGCGTTGTAGTTAGCGAGGATGGCGAGGAGAACAAAAAGGCAGTATTGTATGATCCTGCTGAAGATCTGGGTATGCCTAGAAATTCCTTACATGGTCTATACAAGAAACGATCTTCAAAATCTAGTGTTTCATCTATTCCGGAAGATCAATTGCCTTCACATTCAGGAGGAGATCCTTCTACTGACCCTAGGAAGGTTGGAACGTTTTCCAGGTTTAGTGTTAAAGCAGTTCCTGAAGATAAGTTGCAATCAAACTCAGATCAAAGTCGGAGTAAAGGTGTTTCCCGTTTTAAAGTTAAGTCAGTTCCCGAAGATATGTCATCTAAATCAGTGCAGGATGATTCATCCACTCTGGTACAATCCTCACCATCTAGAACGAGGTTTAGCGTGTCTAGGATTCCTGAAGACAAAACCCAGGTACAACCCCAAATTCAAAGATCTAGTTCAACACCTACTTCGTCCAAATTTAGTGTTAGTTCAGTTGATGAGAGTGAAATGAGGAAGGGAGATGCATCGCAGGCAAGAAGAGCTAGTGATGTTCCTGATGGAGATATCCCAGCAGATAGATATCTCCAAGTGCCTTCACATCGGAGAAGTTTCGCTGGTGTTGGAAGAACAGTATCGTCTGTCTCAAAGCAACCATCGAGCCGCTTCGCCATGCAACTTGTTGAAGACCCTCTTCAGGAAAAAGCAACTGATTCAAAAGATCGCAGCCTTAAAAATGATTCAGAAAAAAGTACAGAGATTGATTCTGGTGTCAAATCAGATGTTGGCGATAAAATGTCAGTACCTGCGAAGAAAAATCCTAGTCGTTTCACAGTGCAGAGGGTAGAAGAAGAGCCAAAGGATGCAGAGCCAAAGAAACTTATAagcattttgaagaaatttgaaACCCTACCTGATGGCACTCGTTCGTACACCAAACAATCGAGCCGTGGACGGGTTCGCAGAGCTAGCGAGGGTGCGTCCTTAGACAGTcctgatggtgaggatgatctCCCTGCTTTACCAGCTACTGTCCATGGGTTTACCAGCGTCAAATTCTGGGACGAAAAACATGGGACATATTCGTATATCTCTCATCTATGA